Proteins from a genomic interval of Zingiber officinale cultivar Zhangliang chromosome 1B, Zo_v1.1, whole genome shotgun sequence:
- the LOC121970339 gene encoding nuclear intron maturase 2, mitochondrial-like, with protein MNCCLSLLRLHRRFLSSAADSFSRFPRHPDSFRRIPAYPASPPPPPPVNPSLLPSHRSRNQWESLSTVSDDPSSLLRDDPISICSALWVDSFRDPSATATSLTPILRRFELWVLAYQKAYADDTGSYLPKSSVSSSALHSLLALRNAVLDGRFRWGARLDLLLRSPRDTTDPTTLSKRKLRILLTSTQPTPFQDRVVQEVLLMILEPIYEARFSQKSFAFRPGRDAHTAIRTIRRSFAGYLWYIKGDVSTILDGVKPGLIINALIRDVRDKKVVDLIKSALTAPVIIGRPTDEEIAKKKKKSRKHQKKRVLAEDEPKPDPYWLESFFGFAPVEAEKNPNWGHCGVLSSLLANVYLDELDRWMEEKIKEFYQPSKSDVIWTGDDAEHGNTSWPEFVPTSGPDKTRKMDYIRYAGHFLVGVRGPRADAAVLRKQLIEFCDQRYQLKLDNENLPIEHITKGIMFMDHVLCRRVVYPTLRYTATGGKIISEKGVGTLLSVTASLRQCVRQFRKLNFLKGDRDPDPQPCFKMFHATQAHTNAQMNKFLQTMAEWYRYADNRKKVVNFCSYIIRGSLAKLYAAKYKLRSRAKVYKIASRNLARPLKDKKGQSPEYLNLLRMGLLDSIDGLQYTRMSLVPDADYTPFPAGWRPEHEKVLLEYIRLLDPKTLEDQRSCLREEGLSTPQDFVSLLVWNYKRNAIMLPPLGESDTQRAKEELLGSTCTEMKDQTVFEEERQESLQAAQI; from the coding sequence ATGAACTGTTGCCTCTCTCTCCTCCGTCTCCACCGCCGTTTCCTTTCCTCTGCCGCCGACTCATTTTCCAGGTTTCCTCGCCATCCGGACTCCTTTAGACGGATTCCTGCCTATCCCGCTTCCCCGCCCCCGCCCCCGCCGGTGAATCCCTCCCTTCTACCTAGCCATCGCAGCCGCAATCAGTGGGAATCTCTCTCCACGGTCTCCGACGACCCTTCCTCCCTCCTACGTGATGATCCCATCTCCATCTGCTCCGCCCTCTGGGTCGACAGCTTCCGCGACCCCTCCGCCACTGCTACCAGCCTCACCCCTATCCTACGCCGCTTTGAGCTCTGGGTTCTCGCCTACCAAAAGGCCTATGCTGACGATACCGGTTCGTACCTTCCCAAATCTTCGGTCTCTAGCTCCGCCCTCCATTCTCTTCTCGCCCTCCGCAATGCCGTCCTCGACGGCCGCTTCCGCTGGGGTGCCCGCCTTGATCTCCTTCTCCGTTCGCCCCGGGACACCACTGATCCAACCACCTTATCCAAGCGCAAGCTCCGTATACTCCTCACCTCTACGCAGCCTACGCCTTTCCAGGACCGTGTTGTCCAGGAAGTCCTTCTCATGATCCTTGAGCCTATCTATGAAGCTCGATTCTCCCAGAAATCTTTTGCCTTTCGCCCTGGACGGGATGCTCACACTGCTATCCGGACGATCAGAAGAAGCTTTGCCGGTTATCTATGGTACATCAAAGGTGACGTCAGCACCATTCTTGATGGAGTGAAGCCTGGATTGATCATCAATGCGTTGATCCGGGATGTTAGGGATAAAAAAGTCGTGGATTTGATTAAATCAGCCCTAACAGCCCCAGTGATAATTGGTCGCCCCACCGATGAGGAGATtgctaagaagaagaaaaaaagtagGAAGCATCAGAAAAAGAGGGTATTGGCCGAGGACGAGCCCAAGCCTGATCCGTACTGGCTAGAAAGTTTCTTTGGTTTTGCTCCGGTGGAGGCTGAAAAGAATCCAAATTGGGGGCATTGTGGAGTCTTAAGCTCATTACTTGCCAATGTGTATCTAGATGAGCTTGACAGATGGATGGAGGAGAAGATTAAGGAGTTCTACCAACCCTCAAAGTCTGATGTTATATGGACTGGGGATGATGCTGAGCACGGGAACACATCATGGCCAGAGTTTGTTCCCACTAGCGGGCCTGACAAGACCAGAAAAATGGACTATATTCGCTATGCTGGTCATTTTTTGGTTGGAGTTAGGGGTCCTCGAGCAGATGCTGCAGTGCTAAGGAAACAGCTAATTGAGTTTTGTGATCAGAGATACCAGCTCAAGCTTGATAACGAGAATCTCCCGATTGAGCACATCACCAAGGGTATTATGTTTATGGATCATGTACTCTGCAGGCGAGTAGTATATCCTACACTTAGGTACACAGCAACTGGGGGGAAGATCATCAGTGAAAAAGGTGTAGGAACACTTCTGTCAGTCACAGCAAGTTTGAGACAATGCGTCAGACAGTTCAGGAAGCTGAACTTCTTAAAAGGAGACAGGGATCCTGATCCGCAACCTTGTTTCAAAATGTTTCATGCAACACAAGCACACACAAATGCACAGATGAATAAATTCTTGCAAACTATGGCGGAGTGGTATCGTTATGCAGATAACCGCAAGAAGGTTGTGAACTTTTGTTCCTATATCATAAGGGGTTCATTAGCCAAGCTCTATGCTGCTAAGTACAAACTGCGGTCTAGAGCGAAGGTCTACAAGATTGCATCAAGGAATCTAGCCCGCCCTTTGAAGGATAAGAAGGGTCAGTCCCCTGAGTATCTGAACCTGTTGAGAATGGGTCTCCTGGATTCAATTGATGGTCTTCAGTACACTCGGATGTCTTTGGTTCCCGACGCAGATTATACCCCATTTCCTGCTGGGTGGAGGCCAGAGCATGAGAAGGTTTTGCTGGAATACATTAGGCTTCTGGATCCCAAGACTCTAGAGGATCAACGATCTTGCCTTAGGGAGGAGGGGCTTTCTACGCCTCAAGATTTTGTTTCTCTGCTGGTCTGGAACTATAAAAGGAATGCTATTATGTTGCCTCCCTTGGGGGAGAGTGATACCCAGAGAGCTAAAGAAGAATTGCTGGGATCTACTTGTACTGAAATGAAGGATCAGACGGTTTTTGAGGAAGAGAGACAAGAATCTCTTCAGGCAGCACAAATTTGA